The proteins below are encoded in one region of Roseovarius bejariae:
- the rfbB gene encoding dTDP-glucose 4,6-dehydratase — protein sequence MKLLVTGGAGFIGSAVVRQAIHDGHQVINLDALTYAGCLANVESVSNTPGYVFEQVNIRNRAEIDRVFAEHTPDAVMHLAAESHVDRSIDGPGDFIETNITGTYNMLEAARKFWVAQGKPAHFRFHHISTDEVFGSLPADPSVQFTEDTPYDPRSPYSASKAASDHLVRAWFETYGLPVVMTNCSNNYGPFHFPEKLVPVTILNALSGKPLPIYGRGDNIRDWLYVEDHADALLTVLQKGELGRSYNIGGENELTNLELVKMLCAILDDMRPRADGEKYETQIEFVADRPGHDARYAIDPTRIASELGWRPSVTVEQGLRKTVRWYLENETWWRALQDRDGVGERIGADADKAVKAGTA from the coding sequence ATGAAGCTTCTGGTAACCGGTGGTGCGGGGTTCATTGGCTCAGCTGTAGTGCGGCAGGCCATTCATGACGGTCATCAAGTCATCAACCTTGATGCGCTGACCTATGCGGGCTGTTTGGCCAATGTCGAAAGCGTCTCGAACACACCGGGATATGTGTTTGAGCAGGTCAATATCCGCAACCGGGCCGAGATAGACCGGGTGTTTGCCGAACACACCCCCGATGCGGTGATGCATCTTGCCGCCGAGAGCCATGTCGACAGGTCGATCGACGGGCCGGGCGATTTCATCGAGACCAATATCACGGGCACATACAATATGCTTGAAGCGGCGCGGAAATTCTGGGTCGCGCAGGGCAAGCCAGCGCATTTCCGGTTCCATCATATCTCGACCGACGAGGTGTTCGGATCGCTTCCCGCGGACCCCTCGGTGCAGTTCACCGAAGACACGCCCTATGACCCACGCAGTCCCTATTCTGCCTCAAAGGCGGCCAGCGATCATCTGGTGCGGGCGTGGTTTGAAACCTACGGTCTGCCGGTTGTAATGACCAATTGTTCCAACAACTATGGCCCTTTCCATTTCCCCGAGAAGCTGGTGCCGGTGACGATCCTGAATGCCCTCTCGGGCAAGCCCCTCCCAATTTACGGGCGGGGAGATAACATTCGTGATTGGCTTTACGTGGAAGATCACGCCGATGCTCTTCTGACCGTGTTGCAGAAGGGTGAATTGGGGCGCTCCTATAATATCGGTGGCGAAAACGAACTGACCAACCTCGAACTGGTCAAGATGCTTTGTGCCATTCTGGACGATATGCGCCCGCGCGCCGATGGCGAGAAATACGAAACACAAATCGAGTTTGTCGCCGACCGGCCCGGCCATGATGCCCGCTATGCCATTGATCCCACTCGTATCGCGTCTGAACTTGGCTGGCGTCCTTCGGTCACGGTGGAACAGGGTTTGCGCAAGACGGTGCGCTGGTATCTTGAGAACGAAACCTGGTGGCGGGCCCTGCAAGACCGTGACGGGGTCGGGGAACGTATCGGGGCCGACGCCGACAAGGCCGTGAAGGCGGGGACAGCATGA
- a CDS encoding rhamnan synthesis F family protein: protein MNNKSPERQISNSPLFDRTWYLATYQDVELSGIDPVRHYLHYGAKLGRDPGPYFSTTFYLKMNPDVAQAGVNPLLHYERSGRLERRRYHPSQDLEVISDKPLTKKRPEVDVVIPVYNALSDVQSCLASLTCAETRFQLRVQVVNDGSDATTTAWLRRAVNLLAGPHISFELHEHESNCGYTVAVNTGLRASRADYVVTLNSDTIVTSGWLDGLVRCLESAPDIGIVGPLSNAATWQNVPELYDETGRHAINILPKGTTPEQIAQLVRRVSIKCYPRTTFVNGFCFLIARTVLDAVGYMDEEAFPTGYGEENDFCIRAMDAKFELAYADDVYVYHAKSKSFGSERRVALSKAGGEALRRKHGTNKIADLVDRVNQTEKMDAVRDRLRSAMKDTANSVGAIVTPEEMQLLPPAIHAPKGYVVTPSIGGPMLKLPFHNESGRVPELDLGIHLHLHYVDLAEEFTNYLRHVPVPFHLYVSVPLDSDVKEIEELFTKVLPKAKIRIEAFENRGRDIGPFLAGFGSIISKHDYICHIHSKRSPHNFAKNDWRLQLMTNLMGSPSVVGEVLRLFDQNPDLGIVFPEYHWSLANQISWGSNYAICTELAHLLEIEISPVVMAPFPAGSMFWARRAALAPLFDLGLSFEDFPSEGNQVDGTLAHAIERLLGNIVAATGYKLQQLSTAKPYDLQSYYTVAWPYPAKPANELSKVAETYRTERKKVPAKVGLLCANAGGYDATVMHEYLDPAIDYHLVTDFPAPNCGFWIQHDMAKIGNPTGRARAVKTDPLPYIGSYDIGVWIDANVMIRGTLEQYFKIVEANPDVPIFGIPHPQRNCIYDEAQAVIEHKKADSDKVRAQMAVYQADGYPKRHGLIETNLLVYNLKHPRIAEILTAWRAEVNERTHRDQLSLNYVLWKLGLQWMPLMGEGRCLRTNNDFAYIGHGRNAGYSTPILPPHTVKPRNPTKAA, encoded by the coding sequence ATGAACAACAAGTCACCAGAACGTCAGATATCGAATAGCCCACTATTTGATCGCACTTGGTATCTAGCAACCTATCAGGATGTGGAGCTTTCAGGGATCGATCCGGTACGCCATTACCTTCACTATGGTGCGAAACTAGGTCGGGATCCGGGGCCCTATTTCAGCACTACATTTTATCTCAAAATGAACCCCGACGTGGCGCAAGCTGGAGTCAATCCACTACTGCATTACGAGCGTTCAGGCCGGCTCGAGCGGCGCCGATATCATCCGTCTCAAGATTTAGAGGTAATATCTGACAAGCCTCTGACAAAAAAGCGCCCAGAAGTTGATGTGGTTATCCCTGTTTACAACGCCCTCTCTGATGTACAGTCCTGCCTCGCTTCGCTGACTTGCGCAGAGACACGTTTTCAATTGCGGGTGCAGGTGGTCAATGACGGCTCTGACGCCACCACCACTGCTTGGTTACGCCGTGCGGTGAACCTGCTGGCGGGTCCACACATATCATTTGAACTGCACGAGCACGAAAGCAACTGTGGTTATACAGTGGCGGTTAATACAGGATTACGCGCATCAAGGGCTGATTACGTTGTTACACTCAACAGTGATACCATTGTCACCTCCGGTTGGCTTGACGGATTGGTACGCTGCCTTGAAAGCGCGCCCGATATTGGAATCGTCGGACCACTATCGAACGCCGCCACTTGGCAGAATGTGCCAGAGCTTTATGATGAGACTGGTAGGCATGCGATCAATATCCTACCCAAAGGCACGACACCTGAGCAAATTGCGCAGTTGGTGCGCAGAGTTAGTATAAAGTGCTACCCACGAACGACTTTCGTCAACGGTTTTTGCTTTTTGATCGCCCGGACAGTGTTAGATGCAGTGGGCTACATGGACGAGGAAGCCTTCCCGACGGGTTACGGAGAAGAAAACGATTTCTGCATCCGAGCAATGGATGCGAAATTCGAGCTTGCCTATGCCGACGATGTTTACGTGTATCACGCCAAATCCAAAAGTTTCGGCTCAGAACGACGCGTCGCGCTTTCCAAAGCTGGCGGTGAGGCACTGCGCCGCAAGCATGGCACGAATAAGATCGCTGACCTAGTCGACAGGGTAAATCAAACTGAAAAGATGGACGCAGTGCGTGATCGATTACGGTCGGCAATGAAAGACACCGCTAACTCCGTTGGCGCGATCGTCACACCTGAGGAAATGCAGCTGCTACCACCAGCAATCCATGCACCTAAAGGCTACGTGGTGACACCCAGTATTGGAGGACCGATGCTTAAATTGCCCTTCCATAACGAGTCTGGGCGAGTGCCAGAGCTTGATTTGGGTATCCACCTGCATCTGCACTATGTTGATCTGGCCGAGGAATTCACGAACTATTTGCGCCACGTACCGGTTCCATTTCACCTCTATGTCTCGGTACCCCTTGACAGCGACGTGAAGGAAATCGAGGAACTATTTACCAAAGTGCTGCCGAAGGCAAAAATTCGAATTGAAGCGTTTGAGAACCGCGGTCGCGATATCGGACCGTTCCTTGCTGGATTCGGCTCGATAATCTCGAAACACGACTATATCTGCCACATCCATTCCAAGCGAAGCCCACACAATTTTGCCAAGAACGATTGGCGGTTACAACTAATGACCAACCTCATGGGCTCACCGTCCGTAGTTGGGGAGGTCTTGAGGCTTTTTGACCAGAATCCCGACTTGGGGATCGTTTTCCCGGAATATCATTGGTCTCTGGCCAATCAAATATCGTGGGGATCCAACTATGCAATTTGCACCGAACTGGCGCACCTTCTCGAGATCGAAATTAGCCCTGTGGTGATGGCACCGTTTCCTGCCGGCTCAATGTTCTGGGCTCGTCGGGCTGCCCTTGCACCTCTCTTTGACCTCGGTTTGTCATTCGAAGACTTTCCTAGTGAAGGCAATCAAGTCGACGGAACACTAGCTCACGCAATTGAACGATTGTTAGGTAATATCGTTGCAGCGACCGGTTACAAACTGCAACAATTGTCCACCGCAAAACCATACGATTTGCAGAGCTATTACACGGTTGCTTGGCCTTATCCGGCGAAGCCAGCCAACGAGCTGAGTAAAGTCGCAGAAACCTATCGAACCGAAAGAAAAAAAGTCCCGGCAAAGGTGGGGCTTCTATGCGCCAATGCTGGTGGGTATGATGCTACAGTAATGCATGAATATCTAGACCCGGCGATTGATTATCATTTGGTGACGGATTTTCCAGCTCCCAATTGTGGTTTTTGGATTCAACATGACATGGCCAAAATTGGCAACCCGACCGGGCGGGCACGTGCTGTAAAGACTGATCCATTACCCTATATCGGAAGCTACGATATTGGTGTTTGGATTGATGCCAATGTTATGATTCGTGGCACATTGGAACAGTATTTCAAGATAGTTGAAGCAAATCCCGACGTTCCGATATTTGGTATTCCGCACCCTCAAAGAAACTGCATCTATGATGAGGCACAGGCCGTGATCGAGCACAAAAAGGCAGACTCTGATAAGGTTCGTGCGCAGATGGCAGTCTATCAAGCGGACGGGTATCCCAAGCGGCATGGGCTAATCGAAACTAATCTCCTAGTTTATAATCTAAAGCATCCTCGCATAGCGGAGATTCTAACAGCTTGGCGCGCCGAGGTAAACGAACGCACCCACCGCGATCAGTTGAGTCTGAATTATGTCTTGTGGAAGCTTGGTTTGCAGTGGATGCCGTTGATGGGCGAAGGGCGCTGCCTGCGCACGAACAATGATTTCGCCTATATCGGACATGGTCGCAACGCAGGGTATTCAACTCCGATACTGCCACCTCACACCGTAAAACCCCGTAATCCGACCAAGGCAGCATAA
- a CDS encoding glycosyltransferase family protein produces the protein MAHREGLMDLVTTTTGDIEANFRAIEEGRKRVIKQPQVITWFLPIVTHALKGGVRTVFAFSEYMSVKYGTLNVFVVYAYNGVDFDSASLSNSLRDHFPNLKFVIRKFLHGKDRVEDLPHSDISVCTLWTTAYIMLRYNQTARKFYFMQDFEPMFYAGGDLYMMIEQTYRLGYSCIANTPGVGNKYRAYSSDVVSFLPGIDGSVFYADPEKSDRINADGMWQIVFYGRPGNARNGFFLGAETLKSVKDRLGNKVRIISVGADWAPAEFGLEGVVENLGLLKRIEEVADLYRKSDLGLVFMATPHPSYQPLEYMACGCVVATNRNESNNWLLNANNSLLLDPIPSVAADCIVRLLQSPDKRRRLIENGIETVKELNWSTAFEVIETRMIWSAPLADS, from the coding sequence ATGGCACACCGCGAAGGACTAATGGACCTCGTTACTACAACGACAGGTGATATTGAGGCCAACTTCCGAGCTATTGAAGAGGGGCGGAAACGAGTGATCAAGCAGCCTCAGGTGATCACTTGGTTTCTACCAATTGTAACCCATGCGCTAAAGGGAGGTGTTCGAACCGTATTCGCCTTTTCTGAATATATGTCAGTCAAATATGGCACGTTAAACGTCTTTGTGGTCTATGCTTATAACGGAGTTGATTTCGATTCTGCGTCACTTTCAAATTCATTGCGCGATCATTTCCCAAATCTCAAATTCGTGATACGCAAGTTTCTACATGGAAAGGACCGTGTCGAAGACCTTCCACATTCCGATATCTCGGTTTGTACGCTGTGGACCACAGCGTATATCATGCTACGCTACAATCAAACCGCTCGGAAATTTTATTTCATGCAGGATTTTGAACCGATGTTCTATGCTGGTGGCGATCTGTACATGATGATCGAACAGACTTACCGGCTGGGATATTCCTGCATTGCCAATACCCCTGGTGTCGGCAACAAATATCGCGCCTATAGTTCTGACGTAGTCAGTTTTCTGCCAGGCATCGACGGCAGTGTGTTTTATGCTGATCCCGAGAAGAGTGATCGGATCAACGCTGACGGGATGTGGCAGATTGTGTTCTACGGACGGCCCGGAAATGCTCGGAACGGTTTTTTTCTTGGAGCAGAAACCCTTAAGTCGGTTAAGGACCGGCTTGGTAACAAAGTACGTATCATCTCCGTAGGCGCGGACTGGGCTCCGGCAGAATTCGGGCTTGAGGGGGTTGTCGAAAATCTAGGCTTGCTCAAGCGTATTGAGGAGGTAGCCGATCTTTATCGCAAATCAGATCTAGGGCTGGTGTTTATGGCCACACCGCACCCGTCATACCAACCATTGGAATATATGGCCTGCGGCTGTGTCGTGGCCACCAATCGCAACGAATCTAACAACTGGCTCTTAAATGCCAATAATTCGCTACTGCTAGATCCAATCCCAAGTGTTGCAGCAGACTGCATAGTTAGACTACTGCAATCACCCGATAAGCGCCGCCGCCTAATCGAAAATGGTATCGAAACCGTCAAGGAGCTTAATTGGAGTACCGCTTTCGAAGTGATTGAGACGCGGATGATTTGGAGTGCTCCCTTGGCCGACTCATAA
- the rfbD gene encoding dTDP-4-dehydrorhamnose reductase, which produces MKVLVFGKTGQVAQELARRAGDITLDVCGRDEADFADPESCVRLVRETDADAVINAVAYTAVDKAEEEEDIARVVNGTTPGAIARACAERDLPFVHISTDYVFDGSGQTPFVPDHPTSPLGAYGRSKLKGEEEVRAAGGRYAIFRTSWVVSSHGGNFVKTMLRLGAERDALTIVADQVGGPTCAADIADTCLAAAGQLAANPDKSGIYHLSGGPDVSWADFAREIFRLSDTDCAVTDIPSSDYPTPAKRPLNSRLDNSQTEATFGLPRPDWRAGLKDILRDLGALST; this is translated from the coding sequence ATGAAAGTTTTGGTGTTCGGAAAAACCGGGCAGGTGGCGCAAGAGCTTGCACGCAGGGCGGGCGATATCACGCTGGATGTTTGCGGCCGTGACGAGGCCGATTTTGCGGACCCGGAATCTTGTGTGCGTTTGGTGCGCGAAACCGACGCGGATGCCGTGATCAATGCCGTGGCCTACACAGCCGTCGACAAGGCGGAAGAAGAGGAGGACATCGCACGCGTGGTCAATGGCACCACGCCGGGGGCGATCGCCCGTGCGTGTGCCGAGCGAGACCTGCCATTCGTGCATATTTCGACCGATTACGTTTTTGACGGGTCCGGGCAAACACCCTTTGTGCCCGATCATCCCACCAGCCCCTTGGGCGCTTATGGACGAAGCAAGCTCAAGGGTGAGGAAGAGGTGCGCGCAGCTGGTGGCCGGTATGCGATCTTTCGCACCTCTTGGGTGGTGTCATCACATGGTGGTAACTTTGTTAAAACCATGTTGCGGCTTGGCGCAGAGCGTGACGCCCTGACCATCGTGGCCGATCAAGTGGGCGGACCGACATGCGCGGCGGATATCGCCGACACATGCCTTGCCGCCGCTGGTCAGTTGGCGGCAAACCCGGACAAAAGCGGGATCTACCACCTGTCGGGTGGACCGGATGTCAGCTGGGCCGATTTCGCACGGGAGATTTTCCGTTTGTCAGATACCGATTGCGCCGTAACCGATATCCCTTCGTCCGATTACCCGACCCCGGCAAAACGGCCTTTGAACAGCCGCTTGGACAATAGTCAGACGGAAGCCACCTTTGGCCTCCCGCGTCCGGATTGGCGGGCCGGGTTGAAGGATATTTTACGTGATCTGGGAGCACTGAGTACATGA
- the rfbA gene encoding glucose-1-phosphate thymidylyltransferase RfbA, with amino-acid sequence MSNRKGIILAGGSGTRLYPITMGVSKQLLPIYDKPMIYYPLSVLMLAGIREIAIITTPQDQDQFKRILGDGHQWGLELSYIVQPSPDGLAQAYLLAEDFLAGAPSALVLGDNIFYGHGLSEVLRTASLKQTGGTVFGYRVSDPERYGVVAFDADGRASEIIEKPEVPPSNYAVTGLYFLDGTAPDRAKKVTPSQRGELEITTLLEMYLEDGLLEVQRMGRGYAWLDTGTHGSLLDAGNFVRTLEKRQGQQSGSPDEIAFQEGWISRDALEERAKVFAKNDYGRYLESLLQG; translated from the coding sequence ATGAGTAACAGAAAAGGTATCATTCTGGCTGGTGGATCGGGCACACGGCTGTATCCGATAACGATGGGTGTGTCGAAACAGCTTTTGCCGATCTATGACAAGCCGATGATCTATTATCCGCTGTCGGTCCTGATGCTCGCCGGGATTCGCGAGATTGCGATCATCACCACGCCGCAGGATCAGGATCAGTTCAAGCGTATCCTTGGTGACGGTCATCAATGGGGGCTCGAATTAAGCTATATCGTTCAGCCCAGCCCGGACGGTCTGGCGCAGGCCTACTTGTTGGCCGAAGATTTCCTGGCCGGGGCCCCTTCTGCGTTGGTCCTGGGTGACAACATCTTTTACGGGCATGGGCTTTCTGAAGTGCTGCGCACCGCCAGTCTCAAGCAAACCGGCGGTACGGTCTTTGGGTATCGGGTCTCCGACCCGGAACGCTATGGTGTGGTGGCCTTCGATGCAGACGGGCGTGCCTCGGAGATTATCGAGAAGCCCGAGGTGCCGCCCTCGAACTATGCGGTGACAGGGCTTTATTTCCTCGATGGAACTGCGCCAGATCGGGCAAAGAAAGTAACGCCGTCACAGCGCGGCGAGCTTGAGATCACCACCTTGCTGGAGATGTACCTGGAGGATGGGCTGTTGGAGGTGCAGCGCATGGGCCGCGGCTATGCCTGGCTGGACACCGGCACACATGGTTCGCTGCTCGATGCGGGTAATTTCGTTCGTACGCTTGAGAAGCGTCAGGGCCAACAATCAGGAAGCCCGGATGAGATTGCATTTCAGGAAGGCTGGATCAGCCGTGACGCGCTAGAAGAACGCGCGAAGGTTTTTGCCAAGAATGACTATGGCCGGTATCTTGAGAGTCTGTTGCAGGGCTGA
- the rfbC gene encoding dTDP-4-dehydrorhamnose 3,5-epimerase has protein sequence MQVEKTTLPGVLLITPRRFGDSRGFFSESYNRSRMAEHGVTIDFVQDNHSLSVQPGTVRGLHFQAPPHAQDKLVRCGRGALFDVAVDIRKGSPTYGKWVGYELSFENGRQLLVPKGFLHGFVTRAPDTEIVYKCSDYYAPECDGAVRFDCPQIGIDWGFDVDSAALSDKDAKAPFFKDFDSPFVWEG, from the coding sequence TTGCAGGTTGAAAAAACAACTTTACCGGGGGTTTTATTGATCACGCCCCGCCGGTTTGGTGACTCGCGCGGGTTTTTCTCGGAAAGTTACAACCGATCACGCATGGCCGAGCATGGGGTGACGATCGATTTTGTTCAGGACAATCACTCTTTGTCGGTACAGCCCGGTACCGTGCGAGGCTTGCATTTTCAGGCGCCCCCACATGCTCAGGACAAGTTGGTGCGTTGTGGGCGTGGTGCGTTGTTCGATGTGGCGGTGGATATCCGCAAGGGATCGCCCACCTATGGGAAATGGGTGGGTTACGAGCTGAGCTTTGAGAACGGTCGGCAATTGCTGGTGCCCAAGGGGTTCTTGCACGGATTTGTTACCCGTGCGCCCGATACGGAGATCGTTTATAAATGTTCGGACTATTACGCGCCCGAGTGCGACGGCGCGGTTCGGTTCGATTGCCCGCAGATCGGAATTGACTGGGGCTTCGATGTGGACAGTGCAGCACTTAGCGATAAAGATGCAAAGGCACCGTTTTTCAAGGATTTCGACAGCCCCTTTGTTTGGGAAGGATAG
- a CDS encoding sulfotransferase — MRGSSANSKTTPSVEFTPFAPSPIAIGGLGGSGTRVFAALLRAAGVHIGDCLNAALDNLWFTVLFKRAAWGRPDVAQAPDPADIARSIDLFHRAMTVGLADSLTQAEQDLLEGLRRDLIPIGDWQCGARSVHADNLVASSVPENGDTLLWGWKEPNTHVFLPHLDQQIPGLRYIHIVRNGLDMAFSKNTWQVRHWAHLYQVPEDPDVPLPVRQLRYWIAANTAAISYGMSHMAGRFMVVEYEDFCARPAQHWIRIQKFLGLPADRPLPEGLVEPSTIGRSADHDLSDFTQDTLTRAHALQSEVGKLGRPLCDQT, encoded by the coding sequence ATGAGAGGGTCTAGCGCTAACTCAAAGACTACTCCTTCAGTCGAATTCACCCCATTTGCCCCATCCCCCATCGCCATTGGTGGGCTTGGTGGAAGTGGTACGCGGGTTTTTGCGGCGCTTTTGCGGGCGGCAGGGGTTCATATTGGCGATTGCCTCAATGCTGCGCTCGACAATCTTTGGTTCACGGTGCTTTTCAAGCGTGCCGCTTGGGGCCGTCCCGATGTCGCGCAAGCGCCTGATCCGGCTGACATTGCCAGATCGATCGACCTTTTTCATCGTGCGATGACCGTTGGTCTTGCTGACAGCTTGACGCAAGCCGAGCAGGATCTGTTGGAGGGATTGCGACGTGATTTGATTCCGATCGGGGATTGGCAGTGCGGCGCAAGGTCGGTTCATGCCGATAATCTTGTTGCCAGTTCTGTGCCTGAAAATGGTGATACCCTCCTTTGGGGTTGGAAGGAACCGAACACACATGTGTTCTTGCCGCATCTCGATCAGCAGATCCCGGGGCTTCGCTATATCCATATTGTCCGCAACGGGCTTGATATGGCGTTCAGCAAGAACACCTGGCAAGTGCGCCATTGGGCCCATTTGTACCAAGTCCCTGAAGATCCGGACGTACCACTACCTGTGAGGCAGTTACGCTATTGGATCGCTGCCAACACGGCGGCCATTTCCTATGGCATGAGCCATATGGCAGGGCGCTTTATGGTCGTGGAGTATGAGGATTTCTGCGCTCGCCCTGCGCAACACTGGATTCGTATACAGAAGTTTCTGGGTTTGCCTGCGGATCGCCCCTTGCCCGAGGGATTGGTCGAGCCGTCAACCATCGGGCGCAGCGCCGATCATGATTTGTCGGATTTTACACAAGACACCCTTACCCGCGCGCATGCCTTGCAGTCAGAAGTTGGAAAACTCGGCCGGCCGCTTTGTGATCAAACGTGA